CCAAGATCGTGTGTAACGTACATTGCCGCGATGCTATCGGTTGGCCAGTAAAGAGCCTCATTGACCAGATAGATCGTACCAGCATCACACGAATCAAAGGCCCAGGAATGACAATCGTAATCTGCGACCCCGGTTTGAGGTCCCCATGTCAGACCGGCATCAGATGAAAGAAAGATGCGACTGTTATCTTTGTAGTAAAAAATGCCATCGCGAGAAGAAATCGGCTCGCGTTCCGAACTTGCAGATGAAAAGGACCAGGTTTTGCCTTGATCCGTGGTTCGTTGCACGCCCTGGTAAGTGGTAACGACAATTGTGTCGGCTGTCACGCCGAAGGCGGCGTCATCCACATTAGTCGAGCGCAAAATATTCGTCCACCTGGTACCTTGATCGGTCGTCAGATAGAGTCCGCCCAGATCGACCATACATACAACACCGACCGAATCATCGAAGAATGAAATGTTATAGACTCTGCCTGAGGGGCAGGAGGTCCGGGCCCATGTCAGCCCTAAATCTTGTGACTTCCAGACGTCACTCGCACCAGCCCAGACGATCCCCTGCTTATAAGTCATAGCGCCGCCGGCGAAAGAACTTGGCGATCGAAATAGCGGAGTAGCAGTCACCCGCTGCCACTGGGCGTGGATCGGCACTGCGAAAAAGAGCATACTCAGCCCGAACGCGCACACGACAAGTGCGAACGCTCTCGGACTCACAGGAAGGGAACCTCGCTCCATTATGAGCTAGCCATGCGATTTACAGACACGGCTTACGCCGGAATTGTTACCACACCATAATAACCTCGATCCGGGCGATTTGTTACAAAAGAAAAAGGGCGGGTAACCCCGCCCTCTTAAAATCGCGGCTATTTCCTGCCACAGTTGGGCATACTATCTCTCGATCACAAGCTGCTTCGAAGTGCGGAAGGGCTGGCCAGCCAAGTCCACACCTGTCACGCGGACAATGTAAGCGCCATTCGGAAGCGAAGTCCCCGCTGCATCACGGGTATCCCAATTGAAGGACGTATTCCCATGCAATGTTTCGAGTACGTTACCGAGCATATCGAATATCTCGACATTTGCGCTCCGCGCCTGATCGAGTTGAATCGCGACACGATCCGACGTTGGGTTTGGCATAATCGCGAGGTTGATCGTAGCCGGGTCGATCGTTTCTATCACCCCGGCCGCGGCCGCGGCGACGGACTGAAGTTGGAAGGTCTGCGGCTGAATCGATTGGTTCGTCGCAACAAACATGGGGTCTGTCGCTGTCGCGCCAGATGGCGGATCGTTGCAGACCTGCACCATCGCCGGCAATGAGCTTCCAGGCGTGATCGTGACCGGAAAACTGCTCGCGTTCATAAGAGTGAAGTTCGTACTCTGTCCCAGAATGACCTGGTTCACTACGATCGAAGCCGATGTTGTATTGACGAGCATGATCGTATCGATCACGCAGGCATTCCCGGTGTTATTTACGATACCGATGACTTTCGTCCCATTACCGGTCAGACCGGCACCGAGATCGATGTCCGATGTGTCACGATTCCCCAGCATTCCTGGTACAGCGACACCTTCGACATGAACAGTGATCGGTCCACAAGTCATCGCCGAGCCTGTCGCGTTCAATGTTATGTCCGCTCCGAAACTTGATCGGTCCGTGCCAGTAGTTGGATTGAATGCAACCATAAGTTGAGCTGTCCCACCCGATTGAATGGTGATCGGGAGCGAGCTCGAAACCGAAAAAGCCGAGCTGCCAGAACCGCTGATGGAAGCTCCATTAATGGTGACGCTCCCATTAGTCCGGTTGGTCAGGAAAATCGCGGATGTATCAGTCCCACCTCTCAGAATAGGTCCGATCACGCCAGACTCATGACGCACGAAGATGCAGTTCGTAAGTTCACCATTATTATGCAGACTATCTATTGCATTTGCGTCAATACTGATAGTGATCCTGCTCGGTCCGGTTGTACCGGTCGCAAAGAGCTCAAGCGTCGCACTCTGATTTTCCATTGCGACGGTAGGACTGAAGCATACGTTGACAAACGCCGTTGAATGCGCAGCCACTTGCAGCATTGACGCACCGCTGACGGTAAATGACGATGCACTCGAGCCAGTGATCGCTGCGCTATCGATTGTGACTACTGAAGCTGTTGGATTCGAGATACGAACCGCCTGGCAGTCAGTTGTACCGACCAGCACGTTGTTGAACTCAATGTTCTGAGTCGTGAGGAAGAATATCGAATCCCCAAGATCGAGACGCCCTTCGACCGATCCGTTCAACTCCACTCTCTCGGTCCCTTTCAAAGTGGTATCCGTCACGCCGGCAAATTGGAACGTCAACGTGGCATGTTGCTCGCCGCTCGCAGTCGTTGGCGTGTAACAGACCGTTACGCTCGCCGAGGAATCAGCGGCCACCTGAAGTGAACCGCTTCCTGTGAGTCGGAAGTCATTTGAATCTCCGGTGATCGTCAAGTTCGAGATAGTGACCGCACCGGTCGTGTTATTCTTGATCGAAACCGGCAGGCATTCCGTCTGTCCAGCCTTGGTCTCGAATTCGATCTCATCGGCAACGCGAAGCGAACCTTCCACCGAAAGCATCGCATGACCGATCAATGACACCGTGGCAGTATCGCCCGTCAGTGACCGCACCAGCAAGGATCCATTCGCCGTACCGGCAGTGCTCGATTTGAAAATAATCGGTACCGTCGTGCTACCGTTGGCCAGAACAGTAACGTTCGTCAGATTCACGCTGAATGCGCTACTCCCGGAAGGTACCAGCGCTAAGGATAAGAGATTGGCCGTTTGATTGGCAATTGTCAACATCTGGGTATCCGGAACGTCAACCTTGGTATTAAATACCAGCGACCCTGCAGGGGTCAGCAAGAATGAGACGCGCGCCAGCGAATGTCCAACGAGTGAAATACGCTGCGTATCGCCCGAAGAAGAAATCGCTGTGAGCGTTGCACTGTCGTAACCGGAAACAAGCGGAGAAAATGAGACCACCGTTGAGGACGAGCCATCGCCGGCAATCGTCAGGGAATTCGGATTGACCGAAAAGAGCGCCGCTCCACTTCCAGAAAGAGCCAAGGATACTGTCGTCGCCGAAGCGCTCCGATTGCTGATGTTCAATGTGTCGGCCGTGCTACTGCTGACATGAGAAACGAGTGTTAACAGGCCAGCGGGCGTGATTTGGAGCATGCCGCCTGCCGAGATTGCATGTCCCATAAGAAGCACACTCGCCGAGTCAAGCGCGGAGGATACCACGTTCAGTTTGGCCGTATCCAACCCCGCGACGATCGGTGAGAACGTGATAGTCGCACTCTGCGACATATATGCGCCGATTGTCATATAGGACGACGACGTCGTAAAGAGCGCCGCACCGCTACCAGAATAGGCAAGCGTTAGCGCGAGCGAATATGCTGTATTGTTTTGAATGGTTATAGTCTTTGTTGCGGTCGCCCCAGTTTGCGCCGTGAAATCAATCTCGCTCGATGGTGAGAGCGAAAAGGATGTTGCTGCATTGGCCGCATCTGATAGCATCATCCCAGTTAAGACTAGAAGTGCCGTATTTGTGAATAAGAGAAGAGTCTTGCATTTTGTAATAATACCCATAGACTTCATAGAAAAAAGTGGCAAATTTACCCTCGACGTGAAGGCCCATTAATACTACGCTCACCGTATGCCGAAAAAGTGCCAAACGCAGATGGATCGGATTGTTTTCATTTGGTCAAGTATAAAGGACATTCGTAAAGGCAACTTTGCGGAGCAGTTTTCGTATATGGGCTGGCATCCTTCCCCTTCTGCGTATTTTTGCACAAACAATTTGAAATGACTATGGCCCAATCGACGAACGGTGTGAACCTGCCAGTTGTACAGGCATCTACAAAGATGCCGCCCTTCCAGTTAGCGGCGCAAGCAGTAGACATGTCCGAGATCCGCGCGAACCGTCGCGCAATGGCTGTCGAGACTACGCCCGCGATGGTCGAGCGAGTTTACCAAAGTTCCGAGAAGAACATCGCGGCTGTTCGGACGAAGTTGAAACGGCCACTTACGCTTGGCGAAAAGATTGTCTTCGGGCATCTTGCCGATCCCGAAACGCAATCACTCGAACGCGGCAAAAGCTTCTTGCGCCTCATGGTCGATCGGGTCATTATGCAGGACGCGACGGCACAAATGGCAATTCTTCAGTTTATGCAGGCCGGCAAGTTCGAATCTGCTGTTCCCGCAAGCGTCCACTGCGACCATCTCATTCAGGCCTATGAAGGCTCGGCTCCCGATCTTGGTCGCGCACTGGATTCGAACAGCGAAGTCTACAACTTTTTGAAATCCGCCTGCTCTAAATACGGCATTGGATTTTGGGGTCCTGGTTCTGGCATTATCCATCAGGTAGTGCTCGAAAACTACGCATTCCCCGGCGGGCTCATTATCGGCAGCGATTCACATACGCCAAACATGGGCGGCCTCTCGATGGTCGCCATCGGGGTTGGCGGCGCAGATACCGTTGATGCCATGGCCGGATTTGCCTGGGAAGTGCTCAATCCGAAACTGGTCGGCGTTCGACTTACTGGAGAACTCAGTGGCTGGGCTGCGCCGAAGGACATCATCCTTCATGTCGCCGGAAAGCTCACTGTCAAAGGCGGCACCAACCGAATCATCGAATATTTCGGACCGGGCTGTGCCACGCTTTCGACAACTGGCAAGGCGACGGTTACCAACATGGGTGCGGAGATCGGTGCAACGACTTCAGTCTTCCCCTTCGATCAAAATGCTGTTCATTACCTAAATGCAACGTCTCGTGAGGAATTAGGGCAACTCGCGATTAAATACGCTCACTTGCTCGTAGCGGATCCGGAAGTCGAACGCGAGCCAGAGAAATACTTCGACGAAATCCTGGAGATCAATCTCTCGGAACTCGAGCCGCTCATCAACGGACCATTCACGCCCGATCTCGCACGGCCGGTTTCACAACTCGCCAAGGATGCGAAGGAGAATGATTATCCAGCAAAAGTGTCTGTCACGCTGGTTGGCTCCTGCACCAATTCAAGCTATGAGGACCTCTCCCGTGCGGCAAAGATTGCCGAGCAAGCGCGAGCCGTAGGCGCTCGTGTTAAGATGCCCTTCTTCATCAATCCTGGCTCGGCGCAGATTCGCGAGACAATCGAACGCGATGGGCAACTCGAAATGCTCGAAGCTATTGGCGGTGAGGTAATGGCAAATGCCTGTGGACCTTGCATTGGGCAGTGGAAGCGCGATGACATCAAGAAGGGCGACCGCAACACGATCATCTCTTCGTACAATCGAAATTTTCCCGGCCGAAACGACGCCAATCCCGCAACGCTCGCATTCGTGGCAAGCCCGGAGGTCGTGATTGCTTATGCCCTTGCTGGTGATCTCTCGGTAAATCCGTTGAAGGACGAACTCACCGCGGAAGGCGGTAAGAAGTATCGACTTACTCCGCCGCCGAAAGTCGAGGCGTTGCCCGCACTTGGCTATGCTGGCCGCAGAAAGGGATACATGCCGCCTGCACTCGATCCGAGCAACGTATCCGTGACTGTGCCCGGGGCTAGCGAGCGCCTTCAGATTCTACAGCCATTTCGGCCAATGGTCGATGCTGAGACGACGAACTTGCCGGTCTTGATCAAAACCAAAGGGAAAACGACGACCGACCATATCTCGCCCGCCGGGACGTGGCTTCGTTTCCGCGGACATCTCGATAAGATCTCGGATAACATGCTGACTGGAGCCATCAATGCATGGACAGGCGAGACGGGTACGACGACGAACATGTATACCCACGAGAAGAGCCTTCCTGTACCACAGGTCGCGCGTGATTACAAAGCCCGCGGTAAGCGGTGGATCGTGATCGGCGATGAGAACTATGGTGAGGGTTCAAGTCGGGAACATGCGGCGATGTCACCCCGATATCTCGGCTGCCTGGCCGTCGTTGCGAGAAGCTTCGCCCGCATTCACGAGTCCAACCTAAAGAAGCAGGGCATTTTGCCTCTGACTTTCATCGATCCAAAAGATTATGACAAGATCAAGGAAGGCGATACTGTTTCGTTCGAGTATCTCAAGGAGTTGGATCCAGTCCGCACGGTCAACATGAAAGTGGCGCACAAGGATGGCACCTCTGAAGTGATTGCACTCGCACACACGATGAACATGGAACATATCGCTTGGTTCGAAGCCGGAAGCGCTCTGAATCTCATTCGCCTGCATTCTGGCGAATCATCGCTCTCGGCAGGCGTGAAGGAAGCGCCGCCAGAACCGGTGGAGGCGTAAGAACGCGCAACGCAGTCCTAGTTCGGACTACCGCAAAGTTCAGACTGGATCAAAGAGCAGGGACGTGCGAAGCACGTCCCAACAGCCGCCGTGATCTCCCTTACTTTGCGTACCCGACTGACTGCGCAAACAAGACGTGCTGTCCGGGATGCAATCCGAGGCTCTGTTCAAGACCCTTGCGATCGCAGTTGTGGAACCAGGCCGCGAGCCCATGCGATGCGGCATAGAGATAAACGTTGCCCGCGATGAGACCGGTCGTCACATAGCAGTATGCATTCTGCATGTCAGGATCGAGCAGCCCTGGCTCCTGAAATCCCGGCGTGTGAGTCAGGCGATCAATGTCTGCAACGTAGATCAGTTGGACGGGAGCGTTCGCCTGAATGCCGCGTTGTCCCGGGGTCATAACACCGGCTCGCAAGTCGCCCTCAATAATGGGTTTCAAGAGATTGTGAACCGCATCGTAGAGATACACGCCATCCTCGAACGCCACGTAAAGATCGACTTCCTGCGAGTTGCTGGCTGAAGCAGCCGTCCGTCCATAAACGCCGAACGGACCGGTGACGCGGTTCACCCCCCAGGCAGCCCACAAGAGATTTGAAATCATCTGAATTGGTAAGGGCGACGAACTGATTAGCCGTATCGTTTCTCGCCGCCGGAGAGCCTCGAACACCGAAAGGCCTCCTTCATCCACAGGCGCCGGAAGTTGAATCTCTGTCAAAGTCTGGGTTAATATGTCACTCATGGTCGAGATATGAGAATTCTGTAAATAGGTGAGATGAAGCTGCTGATGCACAGTGGAAGAAACATGCCATCCTACGGTTAGCAGTGAATTCGGCGTAGCGGGTGCAGAATGCCATCGTTTCAATAGTGCCGAATGTTAAAATAGTTATTGACAGGCGTTAGATACTGTTCGCAAACGCTTCGCACGAATTCTTCCGGATGCTCTGATCGGCGGCTTGAGAGTCCGCAACCCGCGAAGGCCCCACAAAAGCAGGCGGCTGCATTGATTACTTGAGGAGGACAAGTGACGTTATTCAACCTTTTCTGCGCGTCTGCCGCGTGGAAATCGTCATAGGAACATGAAAAAGTTTACGATCCCTTACTCATGAGTCGTTAATTTTCTTCTCTTTCGTAAAGATTACTAACGACCCTTTGAAATCTTTCTCGAATGGATTCAACGATTTGCACTTGGATTCGCGGATTGCTGCCTCAAAACCCCGGTTGGCATAGAGAATGCCATCTCAACTGAGTTCGATGTTGCGACTTTAGTCAAGTTCTCCGTCAGTTTTACGTCCATGACCTACCGAATCAATCAGTACCGCGAAGTTGTGATAGTGGCGTTGCTTGCTATTCTATTTTGTGGAGACAGCCCGTCTCCCGGCGTGCTGACTCTTAGACCAATGCTTGCGCCAACTGGCAGCATTCGTGGACGTGTCACATTCAACGGTCCGCTTCCCCAGCTCGCCACAGCAAAGTGCATCACTCCGGAAGTATGTGGAAGAACTCACACCTATGATCGTCTGCTTGTAGGCAAGGACAAAGGCGTTCGGTATTCGTTGATCTATCTTAAGAACCCACCCCTCGGCCGCACCTCACCAGGGCAGCCGCGGATCACCCAATCGAATTGCTCGTTCCAGCCGCATATGATTGTCGCTGCACGTGGCTCCTCGATCATCTTTCAAAACGACGATCCTGTTCTGCACAATTGCCACGCATATAGCTTCATCGGTTCGGACCGCTCCACTGCATTCAATATCGCCCAACCGACGAAAGGCCAGCAAAGCGTCGAGCAACTCCGGAAGCCCGGCATGCTCAATATCGAGTGTGATGCGGGACATACTTGGATGTCCGCATGGGTCTGGGTTACCGATAGTCCGTTCGCCGTTGTATCCGATGAGCATGGGGAATTCAGTCTGGATGGTATCCCACCCGGCACCTATACTGTCGTGATGTGGCATGAGGGCTGGAACACGAGCGGCATGCAGGATGGTCGCGCTGTCTTCTCTGCGCCTACACTTCAGGAGCGTCAGATCGTCGTTACCGCTGGAGGCGCATCGAATGCCGACTTCCTATTACAATAAGATCTCGTTACACTAAGAACTCGCATGGTGCAAACAACCACAGGGCGGGCGTATATTCTTATCGCTTCCGGCTTCGTACTTCTGTACTCGATCATCGGACCATCAAAGGTTCATGCTAATCCCGTCTTCGCCCGGCAATACAATACATCGTGCTTTACATGTCATACCTCGCCACCATTGCTCAACGAGTTTGGTCGTCGCTTCCAGGCGAATGGCTATCAATTGCCAAGTACGAGCGATAAGATTGCAGAAGCCGCACGGTCCACATTCCCACTCGGTCTCGTGGTAACACCGATGGTGAGTCGCTCTCAGGTCGAGGACCATTTGACTGGAATACAAAGCGAACCAACCACATCTTTCGGCGGAATCATGATGCGGTTTTTCAGCTCCGCTTCGCTCGGATCTCACTTTTCCTATTATGCCGGCATACCCGTCACCGTGGCAAATGGCGAGACGAGCATTGAGATTGAAACCATCCATCTGCTCTATACCGATGCGCTCGCCGATGGCCGGGGCACGCTGAATTTCCAGTTCGGCAAGTTTCTTCTATTCGCCCCGTTCACGCCCATGTTCCTGCTCTCCGGAGAGGATCCCATCGTGTACAATAGCATGCATTACAACCCGCTTGGCGAGCGAACGACGGCCAACACGCTCTATCTAACCGACCCCATGTTTGGCGTCAGCGCGTTTGGCACAATTTACACCATCGGTCAAGGACTTCGCTGGCAAGTTGGAATGGTCGGCGGAAACAATAGCGATGTGGATCTGGCTTCAGCGCGCGCCGTGTTCGGCTCGCTCGATCAAACTGTGTTCCTGCAAAACGCGCCTGCCAGAGTTGGGGCATTCTTTTTCTCAGGATTTCAGGATGTATCGAATTCTGCGGCGGAAACATCGAGCACCATGGCCGGAATGCCGGGGATGGGTGGTGGAACAAGTGCCGCACTGGCGAATCCCTGGCGGAATCACGTCACACGAGTGGGATTCGATGCGGAAATCACGGACCCATGGACAAAGCGGATCAACCTCTTTGGCGAGTTCATGACAGGACTCGACGATAACATCGATAGCCTGGGAACAAGCTATGAAATGCGCGGCGGGTTCGTCGGCATGAACGTTATTCTCTTGCCAGAAAAGCTCTTTGCGTACGGCCGGTACGATTGGATGCAGCGACTCACGGTTGCCGAAGATCACACGGCAATCGACGTAGGACTGCGATATCACTTTCTTCCGAATGTAGTAGCGACTGGCGGCGTGACAATCACGAAAGAGAATATCACACAGACGGCGTATCAAATGCGGCTCGATCAGACGACAACGACGTACCGCGCTGGTTTCTTATTTGGATTCTAATCCGAACAGCATGTTGCTTCAAACTATAACTACTACCTGCGCGGTCGGCATTATTGCGGCCACGATGAAGCTAAGTCCATTCGGACTCGGTCCGGCAAGCAACGCTCCGGCCTCCAATCCGTCCGAGACGATCGCTCGTGGCAAGACTGTGTTCGACATTGCCTGTTCGCCCTGTCACGGCCTCGATGGTGCAGGCGATGGTCCGCTGTCGGCCAACATGCGCACGAGACCGAGAGACCTCACAAAAGGGGTCTATAAGAGCCGATCGACCGCCAGCGGTCAGTTGCCAACAGACGAGGATCTGGATCGATCGATCATGACCGGCGTGCACTTTAGCACGATGCCAGCCTTTCGCATGTCCCCGACCGATTGTGACGCCGTCATTCAGTACCTGAAGACTCTCTCTCCGCGCTTCTCGGATTCTACTGAGTATCCGCTGGAAGTGTTGACATTCGGCCAAATGATCCTCCCCAGCACGCAAAGCATCGAACGAGGCCGCGCGGTCTACGTCAAGATGCAGTGCGAAAGCTGTCACGGAGCTGCCGGCAAGGGCGATGGAGTCTCTGCTGAAATCCAACACGATGACTTCGGCAGTTTCGTCCACACAACGGACCTCACGAACGTTTCCGATTTCAAATTCGCACAGTCTGCCCAAGACGTCTATCGCATTTTTTCGACCGGTCTGAACGGCGTTGCCATGCCATCCTATGCCTCGACGCTCCCAGACACCGACCGCTGGCACCTTGCCAACTACGTATGGAACCTGCACGGCATCGAGCATTAAGTGCAGCATTCTGAAATTTTGTTCGTAGATTTGCATTAAGTTGGTTTTTTGGATTTAGAGATCATCTTATGAAAACAGTTTCCTTCTCCCTGTCGATTCTGTGTCTAGGCATCTTGATTGGTTGCAGTAGCAGCACAACTCCGCAACCACAAACGTATATCGGTGCTTCAACAACCATTGGCTCCGGCACCGCCAATTCCTGGGTCACCGTGGATGGCTCCGGCAACATGACGGCCATCGGTGTGACCATTTCCGATGCAGCGCTCGCCAGCTTGCCCGCGATGGGCATGATGTATGAGATCCCTATGCCGGCCGGTGTGACCACAATCCCGTATAAAAGTATCAGCCTTGACTATGCTACGATGGATCCAGCTCCCTACAATGTGCCACATCTCGACGCCCATTTCTATTTTGAAGATATGATGGCACGAATGAATATCATGCAAGGGATAGATACAATGATGCCAGGCGGAATGATGCTGCCGGCAGGATACACTCGCATCGGTGAATGTGATTCGATGATGGGCGTGCATTATATGGACACCTCGGCTCCAGAGTGGCACAAGCAGCCATTCCATTGCGCCTTCGTTTACGGCTTTGCCAAAGGCACGATGACGTTTATGGAAGCGATGTGTGACCAAGCATCCCTGTCCAACCATACGGCGCTCAGTGGAACAGTCAAACCCATGATGATGATGAGCATGCCAATGTCGATGCCCAAAACCTACAAGACCTCATACGACGCCACGACCAAGACGACTAAGATTGAACTAGACGGATTTTGATGTGCGTATGGTAATTCTATTGTCCCGGTAATGCGAAGCAATCGCCTTTCGTGGTTTCTCATTTGCCTTGCCGTCATTCCGTTTGTTTTTGTTCGCAATTTAATTGACCCCGCATTTACCACGCGCGCAATTTTGCTTGCGGTGTTTACGATCGCAACTTTCATCGCAAGTCGGGACCAGTCACTCCGGACCTCCCCACTGGTTTGGATATGGTGTGTGTATGCCGCATTTTGTGTCGCCTCTATCTTCATCGCCCGCAATTCTGGTGAGGCAATCTATTCCGCCTCTCTTGCGGTGATGTATGGCGCATGGCTCCTTGCAGCAATGCAGAAAGCAAACGGTGAACTACTCCCCCACATTTTGCGAACGGTCTCGATAATTGGCCTCCTGGTGTCGCTTGTCTCTCTTCTGCAATTCTATGCGAGATTCGATTTCTTTCCTGGCGGAGAAGGCCCATTTGCCTCGATGGCCATGAAGAATCTCATGTCTTCCTTTCTTTTCCTGACGTTGCCGGCCACGCTTTATGGTACACTCTCGGAAGAACCTCGGTGGAAGCCATTTTGCCTTCTGACATTGGCGGCGAGTATGTTCGTCCTCCTCATCGCGCAGACCCGTGCGGTGTGGCTCGGATCGGTGGTAATGGCGAGCGTTGCGCTCGCGCTTCTGGCATTCTCCAGTCAGCGGAGAGCACTTTGGCAAGAATACCGCTCGAGTCTTCGCAATATCGCAATGGTAGCGGTGGCTTGCCTTTTGGCGATCTTTGTCTTTAACATTGCTCCGCGGCATGGCTCGCACGCAAAGAGCGCCACGGAAAAGGCAAGCACATTCATCCACTATTCCTCCGACACATCATCCCGGATGCGGCTCACTGTCTGGAGCAAGTCCATCGAGATGTTTCGCAATCATCCAATCCTCGGTGTTGGAGCCGGCAACTGGAAGATCCAACTTCCGTCTTACGGTCTAGCAGAATTTCCCCACTACGTTCAGGACGGAAGCTACCAGTGGACGGAGACTCACAATGATTTCCTTGAGCACGCGTGCGAGTCCGGGGTCGGCGGCGGATTGGCCTATCTCGCGCTCTTTGTGGCCGGCGTCAGTCTGGCAATACGTGCGGCGTGGCGAGCCCAGCCAGGAAACTCGCGCAGATCACTTTTGATGATTCTCCTCGCGGCAACGATTTCGGGTTATGCCATCATTTCTTTCTTCGATTTTCCAGGTGCTCGCGTCGAGCATACAATACTCTTTCTGCTATGGCTGAGCATTCTTCCCAGCACTCGAGTCAAGGAGAAGGAGCAACCTCGGAATCGTTTGCCTCTTTTTGTTGCGATATTGCTCGTAATTCCGGCTCTCATGTTCTCAATCCAGCGATTTATTGCTGAACAACATGAGGTCTCTCTGCTCCAGGCACGACTCGACCAGGATTGGAATACCGAGATCGCGGAGTGTAACAAAATCTACGATGCGAAGTTATTATCGGTGGACGCACTTTCGACTCCGTTATTGTACTATAGAGCGGAAGCCGAGTACATGCTGCAGGATTATCCTGCGGCACTTCGAGACAATTTGGAGGCACTTCGGGCGCATCCAAATCACTTCTATACACTAAATAATACTGGGTCCTGCTACGTGAAACTTCGTAACTTTCAGGCCGGTGAAGTGTTCTACAATCGTGCGTTGGCGATTTCGCCAAACTTTGAGGAATCCTTGCTGAACCTGACAGCCGTCAGTTTCAATCAACAGGATTATGCCCGGGCTCGGTCGTACCTGAATAAGTGCGACACGACACAACCCGGCTCCCGCGCGGCGATGTACGCGCAGGCATTGAATAGCCTGAAACATTAGGTCTTTACAGTTGAGGGGAAACAATATGAGACGATTGATTCTCGGTATTTTCATCGTGGCAGTCGGAATTATGGCGTTTGGCTCTGGAGTTCGCGCCCAGACACTTCGGATCACACCCGATTCCAGCGCGCCGACATCTGCTCTCCAAGTCTCGATTGCAGGTGTAGGTACACACTTTCGGCCTACGGTCGGACTTT
The DNA window shown above is from Bacteroidota bacterium and carries:
- a CDS encoding c-type cytochrome; translation: MLLQTITTTCAVGIIAATMKLSPFGLGPASNAPASNPSETIARGKTVFDIACSPCHGLDGAGDGPLSANMRTRPRDLTKGVYKSRSTASGQLPTDEDLDRSIMTGVHFSTMPAFRMSPTDCDAVIQYLKTLSPRFSDSTEYPLEVLTFGQMILPSTQSIERGRAVYVKMQCESCHGAAGKGDGVSAEIQHDDFGSFVHTTDLTNVSDFKFAQSAQDVYRIFSTGLNGVAMPSYASTLPDTDRWHLANYVWNLHGIEH
- a CDS encoding aconitate hydratase: MAVETTPAMVERVYQSSEKNIAAVRTKLKRPLTLGEKIVFGHLADPETQSLERGKSFLRLMVDRVIMQDATAQMAILQFMQAGKFESAVPASVHCDHLIQAYEGSAPDLGRALDSNSEVYNFLKSACSKYGIGFWGPGSGIIHQVVLENYAFPGGLIIGSDSHTPNMGGLSMVAIGVGGADTVDAMAGFAWEVLNPKLVGVRLTGELSGWAAPKDIILHVAGKLTVKGGTNRIIEYFGPGCATLSTTGKATVTNMGAEIGATTSVFPFDQNAVHYLNATSREELGQLAIKYAHLLVADPEVEREPEKYFDEILEINLSELEPLINGPFTPDLARPVSQLAKDAKENDYPAKVSVTLVGSCTNSSYEDLSRAAKIAEQARAVGARVKMPFFINPGSAQIRETIERDGQLEMLEAIGGEVMANACGPCIGQWKRDDIKKGDRNTIISSYNRNFPGRNDANPATLAFVASPEVVIAYALAGDLSVNPLKDELTAEGGKKYRLTPPPKVEALPALGYAGRRKGYMPPALDPSNVSVTVPGASERLQILQPFRPMVDAETTNLPVLIKTKGKTTTDHISPAGTWLRFRGHLDKISDNMLTGAINAWTGETGTTTNMYTHEKSLPVPQVARDYKARGKRWIVIGDENYGEGSSREHAAMSPRYLGCLAVVARSFARIHESNLKKQGILPLTFIDPKDYDKIKEGDTVSFEYLKELDPVRTVNMKVAHKDGTSEVIALAHTMNMEHIAWFEAGSALNLIRLHSGESSLSAGVKEAPPEPVEA
- a CDS encoding nitroreductase family protein; translated protein: MSDILTQTLTEIQLPAPVDEGGLSVFEALRRRETIRLISSSPLPIQMISNLLWAAWGVNRVTGPFGVYGRTAASASNSQEVDLYVAFEDGVYLYDAVHNLLKPIIEGDLRAGVMTPGQRGIQANAPVQLIYVADIDRLTHTPGFQEPGLLDPDMQNAYCYVTTGLIAGNVYLYAASHGLAAWFHNCDRKGLEQSLGLHPGQHVLFAQSVGYAK
- a CDS encoding carboxypeptidase regulatory-like domain-containing protein yields the protein MTYRINQYREVVIVALLAILFCGDSPSPGVLTLRPMLAPTGSIRGRVTFNGPLPQLATAKCITPEVCGRTHTYDRLLVGKDKGVRYSLIYLKNPPLGRTSPGQPRITQSNCSFQPHMIVAARGSSIIFQNDDPVLHNCHAYSFIGSDRSTAFNIAQPTKGQQSVEQLRKPGMLNIECDAGHTWMSAWVWVTDSPFAVVSDEHGEFSLDGIPPGTYTVVMWHEGWNTSGMQDGRAVFSAPTLQERQIVVTAGGASNADFLLQ
- a CDS encoding choice-of-anchor D domain-containing protein; protein product: MMLSDAANAATSFSLSPSSEIDFTAQTGATATKTITIQNNTAYSLALTLAYSGSGAALFTTSSSYMTIGAYMSQSATITFSPIVAGLDTAKLNVVSSALDSASVLLMGHAISAGGMLQITPAGLLTLVSHVSSSTADTLNISNRSASATTVSLALSGSGAALFSVNPNSLTIAGDGSSSTVVSFSPLVSGYDSATLTAISSSGDTQRISLVGHSLARVSFLLTPAGSLVFNTKVDVPDTQMLTIANQTANLLSLALVPSGSSAFSVNLTNVTVLANGSTTVPIIFKSSTAGTANGSLLVRSLTGDTATVSLIGHAMLSVEGSLRVADEIEFETKAGQTECLPVSIKNNTTGAVTISNLTITGDSNDFRLTGSGSLQVAADSSASVTVCYTPTTASGEQHATLTFQFAGVTDTTLKGTERVELNGSVEGRLDLGDSIFFLTTQNIEFNNVLVGTTDCQAVRISNPTASVVTIDSAAITGSSASSFTVSGASMLQVAAHSTAFVNVCFSPTVAMENQSATLELFATGTTGPSRITISIDANAIDSLHNNGELTNCIFVRHESGVIGPILRGGTDTSAIFLTNRTNGSVTINGASISGSGSSAFSVSSSLPITIQSGGTAQLMVAFNPTTGTDRSSFGADITLNATGSAMTCGPITVHVEGVAVPGMLGNRDTSDIDLGAGLTGNGTKVIGIVNNTGNACVIDTIMLVNTTSASIVVNQVILGQSTNFTLMNASSFPVTITPGSSLPAMVQVCNDPPSGATATDPMFVATNQSIQPQTFQLQSVAAAAAGVIETIDPATINLAIMPNPTSDRVAIQLDQARSANVEIFDMLGNVLETLHGNTSFNWDTRDAAGTSLPNGAYIVRVTGVDLAGQPFRTSKQLVIER